One Ignavibacteria bacterium genomic window carries:
- the asnB gene encoding asparagine synthase (glutamine-hydrolyzing) produces the protein MCGIAGIISPGFDVNNDELLSLGFSIQHRGPDHQGIWFSPQKNIGLVHRRLAIIDLSERANEPMSDASGKIKLIFNGEIYNYKEIKSQLEKDYEFRTSSDAEVVIYSYLKWGLKKSLEKFRGFFAFAIYDENINKLFIVRDRFGKKPLHYTTINNKFYFCSELHPFLKLKKFKVNDESIYDYFSIGSNIAPQTFFEGISKLESGHILEYDTKNYSYITYKYFDIADYLNKSIEDKDYFNNFERLLDESVQYRFVADVPVSITLSGGIDSSLNAYYCRNLKPLAVTMKWEGVNVFDESRIAAKVAKKFNLDILELSINPNSFREYFDEYIEIQKDVPIGDINTILIFILSKYLRENNYKVCIVGEGGDELGAYPSYFRSFQIAKYHNLYLFRMLLPFLKIADKGKIFADLKYKNDVMPKNALFGFYEYQKKNFWAGKIFNTYEKLLPYMNEINCNTDEMDLYLKKISNIEYKIRLPELILARIDYPSMASSVEIRAPYMDNKLIEYNSSLNWNVKTKNGTAKSILKELARKHLPEEVYSHPKVGFTEIFSDFFSKELPDIFNSEILQKDCPIKNYVSQNFLKNCQQNLRNENLWRLYSLNKWLEKVS, from the coding sequence ATGTGCGGCATAGCAGGAATAATATCGCCCGGCTTTGATGTAAATAATGATGAATTACTTTCATTAGGATTTTCAATTCAGCACAGAGGTCCTGACCATCAGGGTATCTGGTTTTCACCTCAAAAAAATATCGGACTTGTTCACAGACGGCTTGCAATCATTGACCTTAGCGAGAGAGCAAACGAGCCTATGTCCGATGCATCCGGAAAAATTAAGTTAATATTCAACGGTGAGATTTATAATTATAAGGAAATTAAATCTCAGCTTGAAAAAGATTATGAATTCAGAACGTCATCTGATGCTGAAGTAGTTATATACTCATATTTAAAATGGGGATTGAAAAAATCTCTCGAAAAATTCCGCGGGTTTTTCGCATTTGCAATATATGATGAAAACATAAATAAGCTTTTTATTGTAAGAGACAGATTCGGAAAAAAACCGCTTCATTATACAACCATAAACAATAAGTTTTATTTTTGCTCCGAGCTTCATCCTTTCTTAAAGTTAAAAAAATTTAAGGTTAATGATGAAAGCATCTATGATTATTTTTCTATCGGCTCGAACATTGCTCCGCAAACATTTTTTGAGGGTATCTCCAAGCTTGAATCAGGACATATTTTAGAATACGACACAAAAAATTATTCATATATTACCTATAAATATTTTGACATCGCTGATTATCTTAATAAATCAATAGAAGATAAAGATTATTTTAATAATTTCGAGCGATTGCTTGACGAATCGGTTCAATACCGTTTTGTTGCTGACGTTCCTGTAAGCATTACACTCAGCGGAGGCATTGATTCGTCGTTGAATGCTTATTATTGCAGGAACTTGAAACCTCTTGCAGTCACAATGAAGTGGGAAGGTGTCAATGTTTTTGATGAATCAAGAATTGCTGCTAAGGTTGCGAAGAAATTTAATCTCGATATATTAGAGCTTAGCATAAATCCTAATTCCTTCAGAGAATACTTTGATGAATATATCGAAATTCAGAAAGACGTTCCTATCGGTGACATAAATACCATTTTAATTTTTATTCTATCTAAGTATTTGCGTGAAAATAATTATAAAGTTTGCATTGTCGGCGAAGGCGGTGATGAGCTTGGTGCATATCCTTCATACTTCAGGTCATTTCAGATTGCAAAATACCATAACTTATATCTTTTCAGAATGTTGCTGCCGTTTTTAAAAATTGCAGACAAAGGAAAAATATTTGCCGATTTAAAATATAAGAACGATGTAATGCCAAAAAATGCACTGTTTGGATTTTATGAATATCAGAAAAAAAATTTCTGGGCGGGAAAAATTTTTAATACATACGAGAAACTGCTTCCGTATATGAACGAAATCAACTGCAATACCGATGAAATGGATTTATATCTTAAAAAGATTTCGAACATTGAGTACAAAATCCGTTTGCCTGAACTCATACTTGCAAGAATTGATTACCCTTCGATGGCTTCCTCAGTTGAAATTCGTGCTCCTTATATGGATAATAAACTAATTGAGTATAACTCGTCGTTGAACTGGAATGTAAAAACAAAGAACGGAACAGCAAAAAGTATTTTAAAAGAACTTGCAAGGAAACATCTACCTGAAGAGGTTTACAGCCATCCGAAAGTCGGCTTTACCGAAATATTTTCGGATTTCTTTTCGAAAGAATTGCCTGATATTTTTAATTCCGAGATTTTACAAAAAGATTGCCCGATAAAAAATTACGTTTCTCAGAATTTCCTTAAAAATTGCCAGCAAAATCTGAGAAATGAAAATCTATGGCGTCTATATTCATTAAATAAATGGCTTGAGAAAGTAAGCTGA
- a CDS encoding bi-domain-containing oxidoreductase, producing MLQVTVKKGNVLTEDVPAPVAGEKTLIIQVVNSCISAGTELSGIAHSGKSLIKRAIEQPEKINKAINYISNFGVQGFLDKIDTENSAKPTGYSVSGIVVEVGSGIKKFKLGDRVAAAGSAYANHAEFVEVPENLTVKIPGTLDFEKASSVTLGAIALQGVRRADLKLGEFCVIIGAGILGLLAVQMLASSGVRVITIDRDEHRLGLAKEYGSELVINSSNIDSLKEVELVTGAHGADAVLFTAATTEPDVISQAFKMCKRKGKVVLVGVAGDTIKRDDMYMKELDYIVSTSTGPGRYDSSYEEKGIDYPYDYVRWTENRNMSEYLRLLDKGLVNIDKMINGIFKIQDAPAAFKSLTEAQPKPLMVILDYANASFKDNLISKKVQVSDFKAKQGVINVGLIGAGNFATGVHLPNLRKLKDKFHIRAIVSSKGLKAKQAAEQYGANYASTDYKEVLNDKDIDLIMICTRHGNHGALTLEALQAGKNVFVEKPLAINNDELKKIEEFYSSSDSSPKPVLMVGFNRRFSKYAREIKKHVNKRVNPLFVSYRINAGYVPENSWIHEDGGRIIGEACHFIDFMNFLTGAKIESYTTLNMSPADSSKFNPGDNASIILKYSDGSICNINYIASGNKELPKECVEIHFDEKSIVLDDFKSLKGYGVKINEITSSSPDKGHIDELNALYDTLSGVSKNFPIELQDMFQTTAVTFKLSG from the coding sequence GTGTTACAGGTAACGGTAAAAAAGGGAAATGTTTTAACGGAAGATGTTCCGGCACCCGTAGCCGGAGAAAAAACTCTTATCATACAAGTTGTCAATAGCTGCATTTCCGCCGGAACTGAACTCAGCGGTATAGCGCATAGCGGCAAGTCTTTAATTAAGCGCGCCATCGAACAGCCTGAAAAAATTAATAAAGCCATAAATTATATTTCAAATTTCGGAGTGCAAGGTTTTCTTGATAAAATCGATACGGAAAATTCTGCGAAGCCTACAGGTTATTCTGTCTCTGGAATTGTTGTTGAGGTTGGAAGCGGTATTAAAAAATTTAAGCTTGGTGACAGAGTCGCAGCAGCAGGTTCAGCTTATGCAAATCATGCTGAGTTTGTGGAAGTACCTGAAAATCTTACGGTGAAGATTCCTGGAACATTGGATTTTGAAAAAGCATCATCCGTTACGCTCGGCGCTATTGCACTTCAGGGTGTGAGAAGAGCCGATTTAAAGCTCGGTGAATTCTGTGTCATTATTGGCGCGGGTATTCTGGGGCTTCTTGCTGTTCAGATGCTTGCATCATCGGGTGTAAGAGTAATCACAATCGACCGGGACGAGCATCGCCTTGGCTTAGCAAAGGAATACGGCTCCGAGTTAGTTATTAACTCTTCAAATATCGACTCTCTTAAAGAAGTCGAGCTCGTAACAGGCGCGCACGGCGCAGATGCGGTGCTTTTCACTGCGGCTACCACAGAGCCGGATGTTATTTCACAAGCGTTTAAAATGTGCAAGAGAAAAGGGAAAGTTGTCCTCGTCGGAGTTGCAGGCGATACAATCAAGCGTGATGATATGTATATGAAAGAACTTGACTACATAGTTTCCACTTCTACAGGTCCGGGCAGGTATGATTCAAGTTATGAAGAAAAAGGAATTGATTATCCTTATGATTATGTTCGCTGGACTGAGAATAGAAATATGTCGGAGTATTTGCGTCTGCTTGATAAAGGTCTCGTGAACATAGATAAGATGATAAACGGCATCTTCAAAATTCAGGATGCTCCTGCTGCGTTTAAATCATTGACCGAAGCACAGCCAAAACCATTAATGGTAATTCTCGATTATGCTAATGCTTCATTTAAAGATAATTTAATTTCAAAAAAAGTACAGGTTTCTGATTTTAAAGCAAAGCAGGGAGTTATTAATGTCGGTCTTATTGGCGCAGGTAACTTTGCAACAGGAGTCCATCTTCCAAACTTAAGAAAATTAAAAGATAAATTTCATATCAGAGCTATTGTCAGCAGTAAAGGATTAAAAGCGAAGCAAGCAGCTGAGCAATATGGAGCAAATTATGCGTCAACCGATTATAAAGAGGTTTTGAACGATAAAGATATTGACCTTATAATGATTTGCACGCGTCATGGCAATCACGGAGCATTGACTCTTGAGGCATTGCAGGCAGGTAAAAATGTTTTTGTCGAAAAACCCTTGGCAATAAATAATGATGAGCTTAAAAAAATTGAAGAATTTTATTCATCATCCGATTCTTCTCCAAAGCCGGTATTGATGGTTGGATTCAATAGACGATTCAGCAAATATGCACGGGAAATAAAAAAACATGTTAATAAAAGAGTTAATCCTTTATTCGTTTCATACAGAATTAATGCGGGATATGTTCCTGAAAACAGCTGGATTCATGAAGACGGCGGCAGAATAATCGGTGAAGCATGCCACTTTATAGATTTTATGAATTTTTTAACCGGTGCTAAAATAGAATCTTATACAACACTTAATATGTCGCCGGCTGATAGCTCAAAGTTTAATCCCGGAGATAATGCTTCCATCATACTTAAATATTCTGATGGCTCTATTTGTAACATAAATTATATTGCATCAGGAAATAAAGAATTGCCAAAGGAATGTGTTGAGATTCACTTCGATGAAAAATCGATTGTGCTCGATGATTTTAAATCGCTTAAAGGGTACGGCGTTAAGATAAATGAAATAACCTCATCATCACCTGATAAAGGTCATATTGACGAGTTGAATGCGTTATATGATACTCTAAGCGGTGTATCAAAAAACTTTCCTATTGAACTTCAGGATATGTTTCAGACCACAGCAGTGACATTTAAATTAAGCGGTTAA